Proteins encoded together in one Agromyces sp. 3263 window:
- a CDS encoding phage tail tape measure protein, which yields MPERITRVTLTAQVGDYVAGMDKAARATKETANAAQKLTQSKKEFDAVGKASLALGALAAAGVGLAVSKFADFDKAMSAVQAATHETTENMALLRDAALEAGASTVFTASESAQALEELAKAGISTADALGGGLKGSLDLAAAGGLEVADAAEIAANALTVFNLAGADVPHVADVLAAGAGKAQGSVDDLSAALKQSGTVAAGMGISLEETVGSLALFASAGITGSDAGTSFRQMLLRLSNPTEESKELMDQLGISVYDAAGQFVGMGSVAGQLKDKLSPLTQETRDAALATIFGADAIRTARELYKGGAEEVAKWTSAVDDSGYAAETAELRLDNLAGDLEKLGGAFDTALIKTGSAANDALRGLTQGVTGVVDAFGKAPEPVQATALAIGAVTAAVGLAGGAFLLAVPKIAAFKAALATMSPAAQRAAGVIGNVAKAAGLIAGLGVAVSILDKLATGGPKAAVGIEKVLQALNGGDLDAAFKNGSKSADEFAESLELVAGSGFDAQMERFGEAIAGPFGITGAVGEARTGFDSLSQALAQMVQDGKGEKAAAIFAEITRKAEEQGISVKELKKLFPEYENALAGVSNEQEDATVSSAAMSEGLGDVESAADTAKDAVDDLAETIRGFGDTQLSVNDANRQVQQSLDDFTASIEENGQTLDITTQEGRDNQAALDGIAEAYKEAAAATVENTGKQEDAIPVIEAGRQAVIDAGIAAGLSQTAAELYADSLGLIPGDVSTQVNLYSQEAMDAALRMAQLIRDIPNSKTVYLYVEEQRKSSGAPAGQVGAAYGNTGGLLVPHLSEGSPAWWRDGVVKGPGGPRDDRVRAMLSPGEFVVNADATKKNLDVLHAINGGASYGPGAAQAPAPAPFPAVGLQLLREIRDRVGFDVPVPAVQGALSSRNVATTTRGRA from the coding sequence ATGCCCGAGCGCATCACACGCGTAACCCTTACCGCGCAGGTTGGTGACTATGTCGCTGGCATGGATAAGGCTGCCCGGGCAACTAAGGAGACCGCCAACGCGGCTCAGAAGCTGACCCAGTCGAAGAAGGAATTTGACGCGGTCGGCAAGGCGTCTCTGGCGCTCGGGGCGCTTGCTGCCGCGGGTGTTGGTTTGGCCGTTTCGAAGTTCGCTGATTTCGATAAGGCGATGTCGGCGGTTCAGGCGGCAACGCATGAGACGACCGAGAACATGGCGTTGCTGCGTGACGCCGCGCTTGAGGCTGGCGCTTCGACGGTGTTTACTGCGTCGGAGTCGGCTCAGGCGCTCGAGGAGTTGGCGAAGGCTGGCATTTCGACGGCGGACGCTTTGGGCGGCGGGTTGAAGGGTTCCCTGGACCTTGCTGCTGCTGGTGGTCTTGAGGTCGCGGATGCGGCCGAGATTGCTGCGAACGCGTTGACGGTGTTCAACCTTGCTGGCGCGGATGTGCCGCATGTTGCTGACGTGTTGGCTGCTGGTGCGGGTAAGGCTCAGGGTTCCGTCGATGACTTGTCGGCTGCGTTGAAGCAGTCGGGTACGGTCGCCGCGGGCATGGGCATTTCCCTTGAGGAGACTGTCGGGTCTCTGGCGTTGTTCGCTTCGGCCGGTATCACCGGGTCGGATGCGGGCACGTCGTTCCGTCAGATGTTGTTGCGCCTGTCGAACCCCACCGAAGAGTCCAAGGAACTCATGGACCAGTTGGGCATCAGCGTGTACGACGCGGCCGGCCAGTTCGTGGGCATGGGTTCCGTTGCGGGGCAGTTGAAGGACAAGCTGTCTCCGTTGACGCAGGAGACCCGTGATGCGGCGTTGGCGACGATCTTCGGTGCTGACGCGATCCGTACCGCCCGCGAACTGTACAAGGGTGGTGCTGAGGAAGTCGCGAAGTGGACGTCCGCTGTTGACGATTCCGGGTATGCGGCTGAGACTGCCGAGCTGCGGTTGGATAACCTCGCGGGCGACTTGGAGAAGTTGGGTGGCGCTTTCGACACGGCGCTGATCAAGACGGGTTCTGCTGCGAACGACGCGTTGCGTGGTTTGACGCAGGGTGTCACTGGTGTTGTGGATGCGTTCGGTAAGGCCCCGGAGCCGGTGCAGGCGACTGCGTTGGCTATTGGTGCGGTGACGGCGGCTGTTGGTTTGGCTGGTGGTGCGTTCCTTCTGGCGGTTCCGAAGATTGCGGCGTTCAAGGCTGCGTTGGCGACGATGTCGCCGGCCGCTCAGCGGGCCGCGGGTGTTATTGGGAATGTCGCGAAGGCTGCCGGTTTGATCGCCGGTTTGGGTGTTGCTGTTTCGATCCTGGACAAGCTTGCTACTGGTGGCCCGAAGGCTGCGGTTGGTATCGAGAAGGTGTTGCAGGCGTTGAACGGCGGCGACTTGGATGCTGCGTTCAAGAACGGGTCTAAGTCTGCTGATGAGTTCGCGGAGTCGTTGGAGCTTGTTGCCGGGTCTGGGTTTGATGCGCAGATGGAACGGTTCGGTGAGGCGATTGCTGGCCCGTTCGGAATCACCGGTGCGGTTGGTGAGGCGCGTACGGGGTTCGATTCGCTGTCGCAGGCTTTGGCTCAGATGGTGCAGGACGGTAAGGGCGAGAAGGCTGCTGCAATTTTCGCTGAGATCACCCGTAAGGCCGAGGAGCAGGGCATCTCTGTCAAGGAACTCAAGAAGTTGTTCCCTGAGTATGAGAACGCCCTCGCGGGTGTGTCCAATGAGCAGGAGGACGCGACCGTCTCATCGGCTGCGATGTCGGAGGGTTTGGGCGACGTCGAGTCTGCCGCTGATACGGCGAAGGATGCTGTCGATGACTTGGCAGAGACGATCCGCGGGTTCGGTGACACCCAGCTCAGCGTGAATGACGCGAACCGTCAGGTGCAGCAGTCGTTGGATGATTTCACCGCCTCCATTGAGGAGAACGGGCAGACGCTCGATATCACCACTCAGGAGGGCCGCGATAACCAGGCGGCGCTTGACGGTATCGCTGAGGCGTACAAGGAAGCGGCTGCGGCGACGGTTGAGAACACGGGTAAGCAGGAAGATGCGATCCCCGTTATTGAGGCTGGGCGGCAGGCGGTCATTGATGCCGGCATTGCGGCCGGGTTGTCGCAGACGGCGGCTGAGTTGTACGCCGATTCGCTCGGGTTGATTCCGGGTGACGTGTCCACTCAGGTGAATTTGTATTCGCAGGAGGCGATGGACGCGGCGCTTCGAATGGCGCAGCTCATCCGTGACATCCCGAACTCGAAGACCGTTTACCTGTATGTCGAGGAGCAGCGGAAGTCGTCTGGTGCGCCGGCCGGTCAGGTGGGTGCGGCGTACGGCAACACGGGTGGTTTGTTGGTCCCGCACCTGTCGGAGGGTTCCCCGGCGTGGTGGCGCGACGGTGTTGTGAAGGGTCCGGGTGGGCCTCGAGACGACCGCGTCCGGGCGATGCTGTCGCCTGGTGAGTTCGTGGTGAACGCGGACGCGACGAAGAAGAACCTTGACGTGTTGCATGCG
- a CDS encoding DUF6093 family protein: MSIARGALSMGRGVAESLMTDTVRIFRRAYLDTADDDGNPEFTDTDVWSGPARLVLRSAAAIRDVDAQSQLLAVQSPRLDVPVEGTGGVKNADRFVILSSATDPESVGLEGFVSGMFPQTYSTARRLPVEVVS, from the coding sequence GTGAGCATCGCCCGCGGCGCGTTGAGTATGGGGCGTGGTGTCGCGGAGTCGTTGATGACGGACACGGTGCGGATCTTTCGGCGGGCCTATCTGGATACCGCAGATGATGACGGTAACCCGGAGTTCACGGACACGGATGTGTGGTCGGGGCCGGCACGGCTGGTGCTGCGGTCCGCTGCTGCTATCCGTGATGTGGACGCGCAGTCGCAGTTGTTGGCCGTGCAGTCGCCGCGCCTGGATGTGCCAGTTGAGGGCACTGGTGGTGTGAAGAACGCGGACCGGTTTGTGATCCTTTCGTCAGCCACTGACCCCGAGTCGGTGGGTCTCGAAGGGTTCGTGTCGGGCATGTTCCCGCAGACCTACTCGACTGCCCGCCGCCTGCCCGTTGAGGTGGTGTCGTGA
- a CDS encoding phage portal protein, whose product MDADEALRMVNRIYARLDGRRSVFQTREDYYNGLQPLSFATDEWRKANAARYAGFSDNWTRPVVDAEAERLRHTGIKIGESVDAGKKLWEQWLLNEMEMQSSQGFVASLTTSRSFVIVWGNSDDEPLISWEHGSDVEIEYDWANPRERVAALKTWVDESNEYATLYTPDAVWKFERSRFKTASERESQSAQSKVQSAAPGGWEARRGKADNTWPLENPMGVVPVVEVPNRPTLKGDPISEIQGVIPMQDAINLLWAYMFLAADYASMDARVILGQEPPKIPILNENGEKIGEKVVDMRDLQEKRFLWLTGENAKIDSFPSASLEQFTKVIEKAVGHIAAQTRTPPTYLVTTAGMSNVNGEGLKASEIGLVKKTLEFQTFATPALREVYRLVALAMGDKALARQTRLATIAWMNPEIRSEAQLADALVKKRNIGYPFEYILELDGLDPVEVERVMQMREDELNDPQIAAAMRGLDDSAGGSGAVPDAAEDSGGDVG is encoded by the coding sequence GTCTTTCAGACGCGTGAGGACTATTACAACGGGTTGCAGCCGTTGTCTTTCGCGACTGATGAGTGGCGTAAGGCGAATGCTGCCCGTTATGCGGGGTTCTCGGATAACTGGACGCGGCCGGTGGTTGATGCTGAGGCCGAGCGTCTTCGTCATACGGGTATCAAGATTGGCGAGTCCGTTGATGCGGGCAAGAAGCTGTGGGAGCAGTGGTTGCTCAATGAGATGGAGATGCAGTCATCTCAGGGGTTTGTTGCTTCGTTGACGACGTCGCGGTCGTTTGTGATCGTTTGGGGCAACTCGGATGATGAGCCGCTGATTTCGTGGGAGCACGGTTCCGACGTCGAGATTGAGTACGACTGGGCGAACCCGCGTGAGCGTGTTGCTGCGTTGAAGACGTGGGTTGACGAGTCGAACGAGTACGCGACGTTGTACACGCCGGATGCGGTGTGGAAGTTTGAGCGTTCGCGGTTCAAGACGGCGTCTGAGCGTGAGTCGCAGTCGGCGCAGTCGAAGGTTCAGTCCGCCGCGCCTGGTGGCTGGGAGGCTCGCCGGGGTAAGGCTGACAATACGTGGCCGTTGGAGAACCCTATGGGTGTGGTGCCGGTTGTTGAGGTGCCGAACCGGCCGACGTTGAAGGGCGACCCGATCTCTGAGATTCAGGGTGTCATTCCGATGCAGGACGCCATCAACTTGTTGTGGGCGTACATGTTCTTGGCTGCGGATTATGCGTCGATGGATGCGCGCGTGATCCTGGGTCAGGAGCCGCCGAAGATCCCCATTCTCAATGAGAACGGGGAGAAGATCGGCGAAAAGGTCGTCGACATGCGCGACTTGCAGGAGAAGCGTTTCCTGTGGTTGACGGGTGAAAACGCGAAGATCGACTCGTTCCCTTCCGCGTCGCTCGAGCAGTTCACGAAGGTCATTGAGAAGGCTGTCGGGCATATCGCAGCTCAGACGCGAACGCCTCCGACGTACCTGGTGACGACTGCTGGCATGTCGAACGTGAACGGTGAGGGGTTGAAGGCGTCGGAGATTGGTCTCGTCAAGAAGACCCTCGAGTTCCAGACGTTCGCGACGCCTGCTTTGCGTGAGGTGTACCGGCTTGTTGCGTTGGCGATGGGTGATAAGGCCCTTGCTCGGCAGACACGGTTGGCGACGATTGCGTGGATGAACCCGGAGATTCGTTCCGAGGCGCAGTTGGCTGATGCGTTGGTGAAGAAGCGCAATATCGGTTACCCGTTCGAATACATCCTCGAGCTTGACGGGTTGGACCCGGTTGAGGTTGAGCGCGTCATGCAGATGCGTGAGGACGAGTTGAACGACCCGCAGATCGCGGCTGCTATGAGGGGGCTGGATGATTCCGCGGGCGGCTCAGGAGCAGTACCGGACGCAGCAGAAGATAGCGGCGGTGACGTCGGCTAG
- a CDS encoding P22 phage major capsid protein family protein → MAVTNFVPDLWTAKILVALRKKAVAGGLVNRDYEGEIKRQGDSVKITSINDVTIGTYTAHTDITFEDIDDATRSLVIDQQKYFAFELDDIERAQSVNGGAVMNQALDNATYQLRDVSDAFLLAAMNTAIQGTSNDLGTVAIHTTKQNLYDAFVDLSVTLDEDNVPEEGRWSVVSPSLHGRLLKLDSFIQAGDSASPLARLNGFIGEIAGLSLFKSNNLPAVTDAAATGGLAIAGHGIATTFAEQITSVEAVRLEKRFADGLKGLHVYGAKVVRPTALAVAEFDATP, encoded by the coding sequence ATGGCTGTTACCAATTTTGTTCCTGACCTGTGGACTGCAAAGATCCTCGTCGCGCTTCGGAAGAAGGCCGTCGCTGGCGGTCTTGTGAACCGCGACTATGAGGGCGAGATCAAGCGCCAGGGTGACTCGGTGAAGATCACGTCAATCAATGACGTGACCATCGGCACCTACACCGCTCACACGGACATCACGTTCGAAGACATCGACGACGCGACCCGTTCGCTCGTGATCGACCAGCAGAAGTACTTTGCTTTCGAGCTGGACGACATTGAGCGTGCGCAGTCGGTCAACGGCGGTGCTGTGATGAACCAGGCGTTGGACAACGCGACCTACCAGCTTCGGGACGTGTCCGACGCGTTCCTGCTGGCCGCGATGAACACCGCGATCCAGGGCACGTCGAACGACCTTGGCACTGTCGCGATTCACACCACGAAGCAGAACCTGTACGACGCGTTCGTTGACCTTTCGGTCACGCTCGATGAGGACAACGTTCCCGAGGAGGGCCGCTGGTCGGTCGTTTCGCCTTCGCTGCACGGCCGTCTGCTCAAGCTGGACTCGTTCATTCAGGCTGGCGACTCCGCGTCGCCTCTCGCTCGTTTGAACGGCTTCATCGGTGAGATCGCTGGCCTGTCGCTGTTCAAGTCGAACAACCTTCCGGCTGTCACTGACGCCGCCGCTACCGGTGGCCTTGCTATCGCTGGTCACGGCATCGCGACCACGTTCGCTGAGCAGATCACGTCGGTTGAGGCTGTGCGCCTCGAGAAGCGCTTCGCTGATGGCCTCAAGGGTCTTCACGTTTACGGTGCGAAGGTTGTTCGTCCGACCGCGCTTGCCGTGGCTGAGTTCGACGCTACCCCGTAA